A single genomic interval of Hafnia alvei harbors:
- a CDS encoding DsbA family protein encodes MKIRELIYLFDPLCGWCYGASPKISQLVKDNDFHVTFRPTGLFAREGARDMTPEFAQYAWQNDMRIESSTGQVFSEAYRENVLNQGGVFDSFASTLAMIAAGTIEPERAGDVLKTLQKARYVEGLDNTSTKSVVEILEREGFETEALAVARPTEELLRRYEHSLRETQTLLDRHNINGVPALIVVGEQGERSIPAAKLFAPYAELKAELLRYEGF; translated from the coding sequence ATGAAGATTCGAGAACTCATTTATCTTTTTGATCCGCTTTGCGGCTGGTGCTACGGTGCTTCACCGAAAATTAGCCAACTGGTGAAGGATAACGATTTTCACGTAACATTTCGTCCCACTGGGCTTTTTGCACGTGAAGGTGCGCGTGACATGACGCCTGAGTTTGCCCAATATGCATGGCAAAATGACATGCGCATTGAGTCATCAACGGGTCAGGTATTTAGCGAGGCGTATCGAGAAAACGTTTTGAATCAGGGGGGGGTATTTGACTCCTTTGCGTCAACGCTAGCGATGATTGCCGCCGGTACAATTGAGCCAGAGCGCGCAGGTGATGTGCTTAAAACATTGCAAAAGGCACGATACGTTGAGGGGCTTGATAACACAAGCACTAAAAGCGTGGTTGAAATTCTGGAACGTGAAGGGTTTGAGACCGAAGCGTTAGCGGTGGCGCGTCCAACCGAAGAGCTATTGCGCCGTTACGAACATAGCCTGCGTGAAACGCAAACATTGTTAGATAGACATAATATTAACGGTGTTCCCGCGTTGATCGTTGTAGGCGAACAGGGGGAGCGATCAATTCCGGCAGCCAAACTCTTCGCGCCATACGCGGAATTAAAAGCGGAGTTACTGCGTTACGAAGGTTTCTGA
- a CDS encoding MFS transporter, which translates to MSTSTPSAAPSPIAHRRGAELALAVGGFGIGTGEFAIMGLLPNVAKDLVISIPQAGHVISIYALGVVIGAPVIATLAARLSRRTLLLLLMVLFAVGNIASALSSSYGNLMVFRFISGLPHGAYFGVASLVAASMAGVGQRAKAVGRVMLGLTLATLLGSPLATWIGQLMGWRAAFVMVGVIGALTALLVMLWLPKDKVEEGASPLRELGALKRKQVWLTLGIAAVGSGGLFAVFSYIAPTLIHQTGLSPSSVPLVLIVFGVGMILGNIFGSRLADRSLMGTIVGVLIWNVVILTTFYLVADIAWATILVVLLTGGSFALVPALQTRLMDVAEDAQTLAAALNHSAFNIANALGAWLGGVSIAAGFGWSSTGWVGAGLAAGGILLFLWSYYSDPDIKPKKSRRNKSIRSVEL; encoded by the coding sequence ATGTCTACATCAACGCCGTCAGCGGCACCATCACCCATTGCTCATCGGCGCGGGGCAGAGCTCGCACTGGCCGTTGGTGGTTTTGGCATTGGTACCGGCGAGTTTGCCATTATGGGATTACTGCCGAATGTCGCAAAGGATTTAGTCATCTCTATTCCGCAGGCGGGGCACGTGATCAGCATTTATGCGCTGGGCGTGGTGATTGGTGCTCCGGTGATTGCGACTTTGGCCGCGAGGCTTTCTCGCCGGACGCTATTACTCCTGTTGATGGTGCTGTTTGCCGTTGGCAATATTGCTAGCGCACTGAGTTCTAGCTACGGAAATCTGATGGTGTTTCGCTTTATCAGCGGATTACCGCACGGGGCCTATTTTGGTGTGGCATCGCTGGTGGCCGCATCGATGGCGGGCGTGGGGCAACGCGCGAAAGCGGTGGGACGCGTAATGCTGGGCCTAACGTTGGCTACGCTGTTAGGCTCGCCTTTGGCAACATGGATTGGCCAGTTGATGGGCTGGCGTGCGGCGTTTGTTATGGTGGGTGTGATTGGGGCACTAACGGCGCTGCTCGTCATGTTATGGCTGCCAAAAGATAAGGTTGAAGAAGGTGCAAGCCCGCTGCGTGAGTTGGGTGCACTAAAACGTAAGCAGGTTTGGCTCACGCTCGGTATTGCTGCAGTTGGCTCTGGTGGCCTCTTTGCAGTTTTCAGTTACATCGCCCCTACGCTTATTCATCAAACAGGCCTGTCACCGTCGAGTGTACCTCTGGTGCTGATTGTGTTTGGCGTTGGTATGATTTTAGGGAATATCTTTGGTTCTCGCTTGGCAGACCGTTCTTTGATGGGCACGATTGTTGGCGTATTGATTTGGAACGTGGTTATCCTGACGACGTTCTATCTGGTGGCGGATATCGCGTGGGCGACGATATTGGTTGTGCTGCTCACCGGAGGCAGTTTTGCCCTAGTTCCGGCTTTACAAACTCGTCTGATGGACGTCGCTGAAGATGCACAAACGCTGGCTGCAGCCTTGAATCATTCCGCGTTCAATATTGCTAATGCATTAGGTGCTTGGTTAGGCGGCGTAAGCATTGCCGCCGGTTTTGGCTGGTCATCTACCGGTTGGGTAGGCGCTGGTTTAGCCGCGGGCGGGATATTGCTGTTCTTGTGGTCATACTACTCAGATCCGGATATCAAACCTAAAAAATCGCGCCGTAACAAAAGCATTCGCAGCGTCGAACTTTAA
- a CDS encoding DedA family protein, with product MEVIKEILHALWEQDFSVLSDPKMIWAIYGILFTTLLLENGLLPAAFLPGDSLLLLAGALIAKGVLPFFPTLSVLIIASSLGCWMSYIQGRWLGDTKLVQGWLVQLPAHYHQRAYHMFHKHGLVALLVGRFLAFVRTILPTIAGISGLKNARFQVFNWLSALLWVCSVTGVGLAISYIPFVKRHEDQVMTCLMILPIVLLISGLVGTIVVVIRKKRQTPAQ from the coding sequence ATGGAAGTAATCAAAGAGATCCTACACGCACTGTGGGAACAAGATTTCAGTGTGCTAAGCGATCCCAAAATGATTTGGGCAATTTACGGTATTTTGTTCACTACGCTGCTACTGGAAAATGGGCTTCTTCCTGCCGCATTTTTGCCGGGTGACAGCCTGCTATTACTGGCTGGTGCATTAATCGCCAAAGGCGTTCTGCCCTTTTTCCCCACTCTCAGCGTCTTAATCATCGCATCAAGTCTCGGGTGTTGGATGAGTTATATCCAAGGGCGTTGGCTTGGCGATACTAAATTGGTGCAAGGATGGCTAGTACAGCTTCCGGCGCATTATCACCAGCGCGCTTACCATATGTTCCACAAGCACGGATTAGTTGCTCTACTCGTTGGCCGCTTTTTGGCATTCGTGCGCACCATTTTGCCTACCATTGCAGGTATATCTGGCTTAAAGAACGCGCGATTCCAAGTGTTCAACTGGCTCAGTGCGCTGCTGTGGGTTTGCTCTGTCACCGGCGTGGGATTAGCCATCAGCTACATTCCGTTTGTTAAACGCCATGAAGATCAGGTGATGACCTGTTTGATGATTTTACCGATTGTGCTGTTAATAAGCGGGTTGGTAGGAACGATCGTGGTGGTTATACGTAAAAAGCGCCAAACACCGGCTCAATAA
- a CDS encoding peptide MFS transporter has protein sequence MQSSDKTQQGRTFLGHPYPLGSLFFTEMWERFSFYGIRPLLILFMAASVYEGGMGIPREQASAIVGIFAGSMYLAALPGGWLADNWLGQRRAVWYGSILIALGHLAIALSALWGNTLFFVGLLLIVLGTGLFKTCISVMVGTLYKDGDTRRDGGFSLFYMGINLGSFIAPLVTGLLVGEKGWHWGFGIGGLGMLVALLIFRFFAVPSMRRYDREVGLGSSWNHAVVERKNVGRWISVLAVIAIVLIGLLANDVIPINPVLIASVMVYVIAASVTLYFVYLFAFAGLASEERVRLLVCFILLVSAAFFWSAFEQKPTSFNLFANDYTQRQFGDFEIPTVWFQSLNALFIIILAPLFSWLWPALGRRQMQPSSMVKFVIGILFAAAGFGIMILAAQDVLASSQSVSPFWLVGSILLLTLGELCLSPIGLATMTLLAPDRMRGQVMGLWFCASSLGNLAAGLIGGQVKADQLDMLPDLFARCSIALVICAAVLTLLIYPVRRMMKNVEI, from the coding sequence ATGCAATCCTCTGATAAAACACAGCAAGGCCGTACTTTCCTCGGTCATCCCTATCCGCTCGGGTCTTTATTCTTTACCGAGATGTGGGAACGCTTCTCCTTTTACGGGATCCGCCCGCTACTTATCCTGTTTATGGCCGCCAGTGTTTATGAAGGCGGAATGGGCATTCCTCGTGAACAAGCCTCGGCTATCGTTGGTATTTTCGCCGGTAGCATGTATCTGGCGGCGCTGCCGGGCGGTTGGTTAGCCGACAACTGGTTAGGCCAGCGTAGAGCTGTTTGGTACGGTTCGATTCTCATTGCGCTTGGTCATTTAGCCATTGCGCTTTCCGCGCTTTGGGGCAATACCCTATTCTTCGTGGGTCTGCTGCTTATCGTTCTGGGAACCGGTTTATTTAAAACCTGTATTTCGGTCATGGTGGGCACCCTCTATAAAGACGGTGACACTCGCCGCGATGGCGGATTCTCGCTCTTTTATATGGGAATTAACCTAGGCTCATTCATTGCGCCGCTGGTAACCGGTTTACTCGTAGGTGAAAAAGGCTGGCATTGGGGCTTCGGTATTGGCGGTCTAGGCATGCTGGTTGCGTTGCTGATTTTCCGCTTCTTCGCGGTACCTTCCATGCGCCGCTACGATCGTGAAGTCGGTTTGGGATCTAGCTGGAATCATGCCGTTGTTGAACGCAAAAACGTTGGCCGCTGGATTTCTGTTTTGGCCGTGATTGCCATCGTTTTGATTGGCCTGCTGGCAAACGATGTCATTCCAATTAATCCCGTCTTAATTGCCAGCGTGATGGTATACGTTATCGCCGCTTCCGTGACGCTGTACTTTGTCTATCTGTTCGCCTTTGCGGGATTAGCATCGGAAGAGCGTGTTCGTTTGCTGGTCTGCTTTATTTTGCTGGTTTCTGCGGCCTTCTTCTGGTCTGCGTTTGAACAGAAGCCGACCTCATTCAACCTGTTTGCCAATGATTATACCCAGCGCCAGTTTGGTGACTTTGAAATCCCAACCGTATGGTTCCAGTCGCTGAACGCCCTGTTTATCATCATCCTTGCACCGCTGTTTAGCTGGTTATGGCCTGCACTGGGCCGCCGCCAGATGCAGCCAAGCAGTATGGTGAAATTTGTTATCGGTATTCTTTTTGCCGCCGCAGGGTTTGGCATCATGATTTTGGCCGCGCAGGATGTATTGGCCAGTAGCCAATCTGTATCGCCGTTCTGGCTAGTGGGGAGCATTCTGCTGTTAACGCTGGGTGAACTTTGCCTAAGTCCAATCGGGCTGGCGACCATGACATTACTGGCTCCCGATCGAATGCGTGGACAGGTGATGGGGCTGTGGTTCTGTGCTAGCTCTCTGGGTAACCTTGCTGCTGGCTTGATCGGCGGTCAGGTTAAAGCGGACCAGCTTGATATGCTACCTGACCTATTTGCTCGCTGCTCCATCGCTCTGGTCATTTGCGCCGCAGTACTAACGCTGTTGATTTACCCTGTACGCCGCATGATGAAAAACGTCGAAATCTAA